In the Deltaproteobacteria bacterium genome, one interval contains:
- a CDS encoding zinc ribbon domain-containing protein: protein MPIYEYQCSKCSHHFEMIHGVAEKEQKILCPKCGDSRIQRMISSFSCGGLKESGAGPVAGCGPKPGRFS from the coding sequence GTGCCCATTTACGAATATCAGTGTTCAAAATGTTCTCATCATTTTGAGATGATTCACGGGGTTGCGGAGAAGGAGCAGAAGATCCTTTGTCCCAAGTGTGGGGATTCCCGTATCCAGCGAATGATTTCTTCTTTCTCTTGTGGAGGCCTTAAGGAATCGGGAGCCGGGCCGGTTGCAGGTTGCGGCCCAAAACCAGGCCGATTTTCCTGA